From the Clostridium cagae genome, the window GAAATATAAACAGAGCTACAGACGTTTTATCTTTTCCTATGCTGGATTATCCAGAAAAGAAAGTTTTTAAAGAAGTTTATACAGAAAATGATTTTTCAGAAGCAGATTTTGATGGAGATGACTTAGTACTTGGAGACGTTGTATTGTCTTTAGAAAGAGCATTAGAACAAAGCAAAGAGTATAATCATTCTTATGAAAGAGAAGCATCTTATCTAGTAGTTCATTCAGTGTTACATCTTTTAGGATATGATCATATGGAGGAAGAAGATAAGGTGAAAATGAGAAAAAGAGAGGAAGAAATATTAACTGCACTTGATATAAG encodes:
- the ybeY gene encoding rRNA maturation RNase YbeY, with the translated sequence MIYVDNRQEKMEVSDEFTNHLEKVIEFALKEEGVNISSEISLLFVDNEEIREINNETRNINRATDVLSFPMLDYPEKKVFKEVYTENDFSEADFDGDDLVLGDVVLSLERALEQSKEYNHSYEREASYLVVHSVLHLLGYDHMEEEDKVKMRKREEEILTALDIRR